In one Desulfoferula mesophila genomic region, the following are encoded:
- a CDS encoding DUF1638 domain-containing protein, with protein sequence MSQKVLIACKIFEEELTTLLEREDEADRPQVVWLDAALHLDLKLLEKELRAAIDEAQSQAPDQVRVFFGRGCLPHMDELLREKGLPLCPTFNCISAFVGEDKVRELEQGNTILMTPSWVRYWPNNARRLSGWDPVDFRTGLGRYDRILVIDPGINPLSDEEILEFFDLVQVPIEVTNIDLDHFQATVRQLLA encoded by the coding sequence ATGTCCCAAAAGGTCTTGATCGCCTGCAAAATCTTCGAGGAAGAGCTCACCACCCTGCTGGAGCGGGAGGACGAGGCCGACCGTCCCCAAGTGGTGTGGCTGGACGCCGCCCTGCACCTGGACCTCAAGCTGCTGGAAAAGGAACTGCGGGCCGCCATAGACGAGGCCCAATCCCAGGCCCCGGACCAGGTCCGGGTGTTTTTCGGCCGGGGCTGCCTGCCCCACATGGATGAGCTGCTGCGCGAGAAAGGCCTGCCCCTTTGCCCCACCTTCAACTGCATTTCCGCCTTTGTGGGCGAGGACAAGGTTCGGGAACTGGAGCAGGGCAACACCATCCTCATGACCCCATCCTGGGTCCGCTACTGGCCCAACAACGCGCGGCGCCTCTCCGGCTGGGACCCGGTGGATTTCCGCACCGGCCTGGGCCGCTACGACCGCATCCTGGTGATCGATCCGGGCATCAACCCCCTGAGCGACGAAGAAATCCTGGAGTTCTTCGATCTGGTGCAGGTGCCCATCGAGGTGACCAACATCGACCTCGACCATTTCCAAGCCACCGTGCGGCAACTGCTGGCCTAG